The following coding sequences are from one Schizosaccharomyces osmophilus chromosome 1, complete sequence window:
- the dbp10 gene encoding ATP-dependent RNA helicase Dbp10 — MSGLQAVDEVDIAGSLAPKNPKSDGFGTGIADTSVVSEDANNEPENEEDDEAFIASNILKSNRKTKGKKLGGKASNFQAMGLSPNVVRAILKKGFKVPTPIQRKTIPLVLEGRDVVGMARTGSGKTAAFVIPMIERLKSTLAQSGTRAIILSPSRELALQTMRVVKDFNKGTDLRVAAIVGGVSLEEQFSIMTSKPDIIIATPGRFMHLKVEMKLELNVVEYVVFDEADRLFEMGFAAQLTEILHDLPSSRQTLLFSATLPRTLVDFAKAGLQDPVLVRLDVESKVSSDLQSAFFSVKTAEREAALLYIIQDVIKLTLKRDIKPVVSMNSENPRKRKRIMEAVSQGRFSGSSDATLVFVPTKHHVEYISNLLILAGYSVSTIYGSLDQDARTNQINNFRLGYTNVLVVTDVAARGIDIPLLANVVNYDFPPQPKVFVHRVGRTARAGRTGWAYTLVRSEDAGYFMDLQFFLNREIVTTNKKVKTADDCDFTKQLVLGSLPMASVSELFEWVQRVLVEDVEIEQLFKVAARGEKLYFRTRPACSPESAKRAKELVNTSGWKLVNPLLGNSTNIEADSQFSDLLAKVSSFRPSETIFEIGQRGQHRSDAGEIMRQRRSKIKPKGPQHTTIDNDVLDDGEVPTITNDEPGLSEAELENTFKTPQSLKKQQKDSRDFRDREYYMSHYAPKENIQESGYAVNSGENFSLAARHAVLDLTNDDGFSQTNSGGQRWDPKKKKFVNTRNDEDGSRGVKIIRGESGVKLPATYRSGRFEAWKSNKAQGNNSSMPLNDNGNKQFKHKQVKAPKAADRYRDDYRVRKTRVKEAKEKGIGVTVGNELKSAPQIRKERELKEKRKAKTARPSKKRR, encoded by the exons ATGTCTGGATTGCAGGCAGTTGACGAGGTAGATATTGCAGGTTCTTTGGCGCCAAAGAACCCCAAGTCTGATGGCTTTGGCACAGGAATTGCAGACACTTCGGTAGTTTCCGAAGACGCCAACAATGAAccagaaaatgaagaggaCGATGAAGCATTCATTGCTTCAAACAttttaaaatcaaatagaaaaacaaaaggaaagaagcTTGGTGGCAAAGCTTCCAACTTTCAAGCGATGG GTTTGAGTCCAAATGTCGTTCGTGctattttaaaaaaaggctTTAAGGTTCCCACCCCTATTCAAAGGAAGACAATTCCTTTGGTTTTGGAAGGACGCGACGTAGTCGGTATGGCTCGTACTGGTTCGGGTAAAACAGCCGCTTTTGTAATTCCCATGATTGAACGTCTCAAGTCTACCTTGGCACAATCAGGTACCAGAGCCATAATTTTGTCTCCAAGTCGTGAACTTGCCTTGCAAACAATGCGAGTTGTTAAAGATTTCAACAAAGGTACTGACCTTCGGGTTGCCGCAATCGTTGGTGGTGTTAGTCTTGAAGAACAGTTTAGTATTATGACCTCGAAGCCAGACATCATCATTGCTACTCCCGGTCGATTTATGCATCTTAAAGTTGAAATGAAGCTTGAGCTCAATGTAGTCGAGTATGTAGTATTTGATGAGGCTGATcgtctttttgaaatgggTTTTGCCGCTCAACTTACTGAAATTTTGCACGATTTGCCCTCTTCTCGTCAAACTCTTCTATTCTCTGCTACTTTACCTCGTACTCTTGTTGATTTCGCAAAGGCCGGTCTTCAAGATCCCGTCTTGGTGCGTTTAGACGTTGAATCGAAAGTTTCTTCTGACCTTCAAAGCGCCTTTTTTTCCGTCAAAACCGCTGAAAGGGAAGCTGCTTTACTATACATTATACAAGACGTTATCAAGTTAACCCTCAAACGTGATATAAAACCCGTGGTTTCTATGAACTCTGAAAATCCTAGAAAGCGTAAGAGAATTATGGAAGCTGTCAGTCAAGGAAGATTTTCTGGCTCTTCTGATGCTACCCTTGTGTTTGTACCCACCAAACACCACGTTGAATATATTTCTAATCTACTTATCCTTGCCGGTTATTCAGTATCTACCATTTACGGCTCACTGGATCAGGATGCCCGTACGAATCAAATTAACAACTTTCGACTTGGTTACACTAATGTACTTGTTGTGACCGATGTGGCTGCTCGTGGTATTGATATACCGCTTTTAGCTAATGTTGTTAACTACGACTTTCCTCCTCAGCCGAAAGTTTTCGTTCATCGTGTCGGTCGTACTGCTCGTGCTGGCCGTACCGGTTGGGCTTATACCCTGGTCCGTTCCGAAGACGCTGGTTATTTTATGgatttacaattttttttaaacagGGAAATTGTCACCACTAATAAGAAAGTGAAAACCGCAGATGATTGTGACTTTACCAAGCAATTGGTTTTGGGAAGTCTACCAATGGCGTCTGTCTCCGAATTATTTGAATGGGTTCAACGAGTCCTTGTTGAAGACGTTGAAATTGAGCAATTATTTAAAGTAGCTGCTCGTGGtgaaaaattatattttcgTACAAGGCCAGCATGCAGTCCTGAGAGTGCTAAGCGGGCAAAGGAACTAGTAAATACTAGCGGTTGGAAATTAGTAAACCCCTTGCTCGGTAATTCAACGAATATTGAGGCAGATTCGCAATTTAGTGACCTATTGGCAAAGGTTTCTTCATTCCGCCCTTCCGAAACTATTTTTGAGATTGGTCAACGTGGACAACATCGCTCTGATGCTGGTGAGATTATGCGCCAACGAAGGAGTAAGATTAAACCGAAAGGTCCCCAACACACTACCATTGATAATGATGTACTAGATGATGGGGAAGTTCCTACGATTACAAACGATGAGCCAGGACTGTCTGAAGCAGAGCTTGAAAACACTTTCAAAACCCCTCagagtttgaaaaaacaacagaAGGACTCTCGTGATTTTCGCGATAGAGAGTACTACATGTCTCACTACGCAccgaaagaaaatatacaaGAAAGTGGATATGCCGTTAATTCTGGAGAGAACTTTTCATTGGCAGCTCGCCACGCTGTTTTAGATTTAACCAATGATGATGGATTCAGTCAAACGAACAGTGGTGGGCAACGCTGGGAtcccaagaaaaagaagtttgtTAATACCCGTAATGATGAAGACGGTTCTAGAGGTGTTAAAATCATTCGTGGTGAGAGTGGTGTGAAATTACCAGCTACATACCGTAGTGGTAGATTTGAGGCTTGGAAGTCTAATAAAGCACAGGGCAATAATAGTTCCATGCCATTAAATGACAATGGTAATAAACAATTCAAGCATAAACAGGTTAAAGCACCGAAAGCCGCTGACAGATATCGTGATGATTACAGAGTTCGAAAGACCAGAGTCAAGGAAGCCAAAGAAAAGGGTATTGGTGTTACAGTTGGCAATGAACTTAAGTCAGCTCCCCAAATCCGGAAGGAACGTGAActcaaagaaaagaggaaaGCTAAGACTGCTCGTCCCTCCAAAAAACGccgttaa
- the atp25 gene encoding mitochondrial polynucleotide adenylyltransferase Atp25, with protein sequence MKSFPSWFRISSQFACRTHGYSVRRLPYRFFSLKSDTEPQEDSALDTKPSELEKSQEEVIRPWYVEYAERTFPKRNVYTAEVPPLPEAAPQFLQDVLDTLSQRYLVSDLKFIRPNADQPWSTSDLMLLGTCNDDAHVISVTRGITHKLKDLRIGAVQVQGLPNLSRQRIMDRRALKRPESWHNKMSSQKTNWACIHPENYNVIIHLFTKEAREFYQLESIDQDLQQILSENRESEESSSASFRRPGSKKNFMSEHRITSRDKRQFHTSCIRNDSTGEKDASFTNSSDPFEEARRMYLTNDHSFSLESFSIHVKSLLDSSPSDISLQDVNTLLTAVAVSAPPSINSLKLSRKLVSHRIHHLTSFYTSIQKATPIDIIALRRILSKCLLCSCMVETNDFQYLDPRIYKTEQLMYRHGITMTVKSYMLILNIFAKYNRWKDVWLRWSKLTNIGILLDEDMYCHIFRLVAESKNERAAIYALSNVFEDMVFQSPELFASKNIAVYLSRCLDLISFQNDNSYPSVHKYIQVSKSRGN encoded by the coding sequence atgaaaagtttcCCATCATGGTTTCGCATTTCGTCGCAGTTTGCGTGTCGAACACATGGTTATTCTGTCCGGCGTCTACCCTATCggtttttctctttaaaaTCGGACACTGAGCCTCAAGAAGATTCAGCTTTAGACACAAAACCTTCAGAGTTAGAAAAATCACAAGAAGAGGTTATCCGGCCTTGGTACGTGGAGTACGCAGAGAGAACATTTCCGAAAAGGAATGTATATACAGCGGAAGTGCCACCTTTACCAGAAGCAGCTCCACAATTTTTGCAGGACGTTTTAGACACCTTATCCCAGAGGTATCTAGTCTCTGACTTGAAGTTTATACGTCCTAACGCTGATCAACCATGGAGCACTTCAGACTTGATGCTTCTTGGTACATGTAATGACGATGCTCATGTTATATCCGTAACACGTGGCATTACCCATAAACTAAAAGACTTAAGAATTGGCGCTGTTCAAGTTCAAGGCCTTCCCAATTTATCACGACAAAGAATCATGGACCGCAGAGCGTTAAAACGTCCTGAATCTTGGCACAACAAGATGTCTTctcaaaaaacaaattggGCATGTATTCATCCTGAAAACTATAATGTGATTATCCATctatttacaaaagaagcaCGAGAGTTCTATCAACTAGAAAGCATCGATCAAGATTTGCAGCAGATTTTATCTGAAAATCGAGAGAGCGAAGAGTCCTCTTCGGCGTCCTTCCGCCGCCCAGGaagcaagaaaaattttatgTCTGAGCACCGCATTACTTCAAGGGATAAAAGGCAGTTTCATACATCTTGTATTCGTAACGACTCAACTGGTGAAAAAGATGCTTCTTTCACAAACTCGTCGGATCCATTTGAAGAGGCGAGAAGGATGTATCTTACAAACGAtcactctttttctttggaatccTTTTCTATTCATGTGAAAAGCCTCTTAGATTCGTCACCTTCTGACATTTCTCTACAAGATGTAAATACTTTGTTAACCGCTGTAGCCGTTTCGGCCCCTCCATCTATAAATTCGTTGAAATTGTCAAGAAAGCTTGTCAGTCATAGGATTCACCATTTAACCTCATTTTATACGTCTATTCAGAAAGCTACCCCCATTGACATTATTGCTTTGAGAAGGATTTTATCCAAGTGTCTTTTATGTTCATGCATGGTAGAGACGAATGATTTCCAATACCTCGATCCTCGCATCTACAAAACTGAACAGCTTATGTACCGTCACGGTATAACTATGACCGTGAAGTCATATATGTTAATCCTTAACATTTTTGCTAAATACAATCGCTGGAAAGATGTATGGCTTCGCTGGAGTAAACTAACAAACATTGGAATTTTGCTAGACGAGGATATGTACTGTCATATCTTTCGGTTAGTGGCTGAAAGTAAAAATGAACGAGCCGCAATTTATGCTTTATCGAATGTATTTGAGGATATGGTTTTCCAATCTCCCGAATTATTCGcctcaaaaaatattgcGGTTTACTTGTCGAGGTGTCTTGATTTGATCTCATTTCAAAACGACAACTCATACCCTTCAGTTCATAAGTATATTCAAGTATCTAAGAGTAGAGGCAATTAA